A region of Methanomassiliicoccus luminyensis B10 DNA encodes the following proteins:
- the phoU gene encoding phosphate signaling complex protein PhoU → MPPRTVFTEEMKQLNSEIVHMGEMAKEAVRDGVQAFLAEDVGLRDEVARLDKEIYRQDQLIEKHCLDIIALHQPVAVDLRTVSTVLKVITDLNRIGRYGRDIAELATRDGGNGRRFRKLVAVPLMAEVSMSMVTDAIDSFVERDDKKALALFRRDDEVDGLWDSIFRESLTHMMEDPRSIGIGTSYILVARYLERIADHACNIGDRVIFLSTGVRMDPYERKQRKGTEPLEAREQPGRATPTDGYYSMNLDEK, encoded by the coding sequence ATGCCGCCGAGGACAGTGTTCACCGAGGAAATGAAGCAATTGAACAGCGAGATCGTCCACATGGGAGAGATGGCCAAGGAAGCGGTCCGGGACGGCGTGCAGGCGTTCCTGGCCGAGGACGTCGGGCTCAGGGACGAGGTGGCCCGCCTGGACAAGGAGATCTACCGCCAGGACCAGCTCATCGAGAAGCACTGCCTGGACATCATCGCCCTGCACCAGCCGGTGGCGGTGGACCTGAGGACCGTGTCGACGGTCCTGAAGGTCATCACCGACCTGAACCGCATCGGCCGCTACGGCCGGGACATCGCCGAACTCGCCACCAGAGATGGCGGGAACGGCAGGAGGTTCCGGAAGCTGGTGGCGGTGCCGCTCATGGCCGAGGTGTCTATGTCCATGGTGACCGACGCCATCGACAGCTTCGTAGAGCGCGATGACAAGAAGGCCCTGGCCCTCTTCAGGAGGGACGATGAGGTCGACGGGCTGTGGGACTCCATATTCCGCGAGTCCCTCACCCACATGATGGAGGATCCCCGCAGCATCGGCATCGGGACCTCCTACATCCTGGTGGCCCGGTACCTGGAGAGGATCGCCGACCATGCCTGCAACATCGGCGACCGGGTGATCTTCCTGTCCACGGGGGTCCGCATGGACCCCTACGAGCGGAAGCAGAGGAAGGGTACCGAGCCGCTCGAGGCCAGGGAGCAGCCGGGGAGGGCGACGCCCACCGACGGCTACTACTCCATGAACCTCGACGAGAAGTGA
- the pstA gene encoding phosphate ABC transporter permease PstA — protein MNRKDKEALYFTLARACAGIVVGTLVVILGYVFLNGVGRLSIEFFTQNPAPSARGSLVMGGILSPLLGTISLMLLVLIIAIPIGILGTVFLVEYWGDNRWSRAIWLVVNNLAGVPSIVWGLLGVGLFVYYLGFGLSLAAAAATLSLMVLPIIMVSTRGALESIPPSIYEASIGLGATKWQTIRHHILPYSASGVLTGTILSMSRAGGETAPILLTGVAVNALIPTSLFDQFQALPYYIYYLTTVTDRANAYPMAYAASLVLIGLVVLMNLVAIFMRNRYREKYRW, from the coding sequence ATGAACCGCAAGGACAAGGAGGCCCTCTACTTCACCCTGGCCCGGGCGTGCGCCGGGATCGTCGTAGGTACCCTGGTGGTAATCCTCGGCTACGTCTTCCTCAACGGCGTGGGGAGGCTGAGCATAGAGTTCTTCACCCAGAACCCCGCCCCCAGTGCGAGGGGATCGCTGGTCATGGGGGGCATATTGAGCCCCCTGCTGGGCACGATATCGCTAATGCTGCTGGTGCTGATAATCGCCATCCCCATCGGCATCCTGGGTACAGTCTTCCTGGTGGAGTACTGGGGTGACAACCGGTGGTCCCGGGCCATATGGCTGGTGGTGAATAATCTCGCCGGAGTACCCTCTATCGTGTGGGGGTTGCTGGGCGTCGGGCTGTTCGTGTATTATCTGGGCTTCGGCTTGAGCCTGGCCGCCGCGGCCGCTACCCTGAGCCTGATGGTCCTGCCCATAATCATGGTGTCGACGAGGGGCGCCTTGGAGTCGATACCACCATCCATCTATGAGGCGTCCATCGGCCTCGGGGCCACAAAATGGCAGACCATACGGCACCATATCCTGCCGTACTCCGCCTCGGGTGTGCTGACGGGAACGATACTGTCCATGTCCAGGGCGGGAGGGGAAACGGCCCCTATATTGTTGACCGGCGTAGCCGTCAACGCGCTGATACCCACGTCGCTGTTCGACCAGTTCCAGGCCTTGCCTTATTACATATACTATCTGACGACCGTAACGGACCGCGCCAACGCTTATCCGATGGCCTACGCCGCCTCATTGGTGCTGATAGGCCTGGTCGTCCTGATGAACCTGGTGGCCATCTTCATGCGCAACCGGTACCGGGAAAAATACAGGTGGTGA
- the pstC gene encoding phosphate ABC transporter permease subunit PstC gives MARKIPNRSRGIQRLFESGIKGVLFVCALVSVITLVLVFLFLLRDSLPFWGEVPILEFLTGTRWAPHSANPSWGVLPLLVGTLLVSFVGALIAVPIGIGCTIYLSEIASPSIKKVLKPAIELLAGVPSVVYGLFAALVLSNLIMDLFHPLTRLNALNGAIILAVMMVPIQISISEEAMNAVPRNIREASYALGATKWETIRRVIFPSALPGIIAAIALAIGRAVGETMAVLMATGNSTQFTFDILSSVRTMTAALAIEIPESAVGSLQYSGLFAVGLLLFLITFVINLIADFVLTRYREAYR, from the coding sequence ATGGCAAGAAAGATTCCTAATCGCAGCAGAGGGATCCAGAGGCTCTTTGAGAGCGGGATCAAGGGCGTACTGTTCGTTTGTGCCCTGGTCTCCGTGATCACCTTGGTCCTGGTGTTCCTGTTCCTACTGAGGGATTCCCTGCCCTTCTGGGGCGAGGTTCCCATCCTCGAGTTCCTCACTGGAACAAGGTGGGCCCCTCACAGCGCCAACCCCTCTTGGGGTGTCCTGCCCCTTTTGGTGGGTACGCTGCTGGTGAGCTTCGTGGGGGCGCTCATCGCCGTGCCAATCGGCATCGGCTGTACCATCTATCTATCGGAGATCGCCAGCCCGTCGATCAAGAAGGTCCTCAAACCGGCCATCGAGCTTTTGGCTGGCGTGCCCTCTGTCGTTTATGGTTTGTTCGCTGCGCTGGTTCTGTCCAACCTGATCATGGACCTGTTCCATCCGCTCACCAGGCTGAACGCGCTGAATGGGGCGATCATCCTGGCGGTCATGATGGTGCCCATACAGATCTCCATATCGGAGGAGGCCATGAATGCGGTCCCCCGGAACATAAGAGAGGCATCATACGCGCTGGGGGCGACAAAATGGGAAACGATCCGCAGGGTCATATTCCCCTCCGCCCTCCCCGGCATCATCGCCGCCATCGCCTTGGCCATCGGCCGGGCCGTGGGAGAGACCATGGCGGTGCTCATGGCCACCGGGAACTCCACCCAGTTCACGTTCGATATCCTGAGCTCGGTGCGGACCATGACGGCCGCACTGGCCATCGAGATACCCGAATCGGCCGTGGGTTCGCTGCAGTACAGCGGCCTCTTCGCCGTCGGCCTGCTGCTGTTCCTGATAACCTTCGTCATCAACCTGATCGCTGACTTCGTTCTGACCAGATATCGGGAGGCCTATCGATGA
- the pstB gene encoding phosphate ABC transporter ATP-binding protein PstB — translation MSTKIEINKLNVWFDTKHVLKDVSMAINENEITAIIGPSGCGKSTFIRCLNRMNDLIPTAKVAGEVLLDGENVYGKGMDPVDLRKKVGMVFQKPNPFPKSIYENIAYAPRIHEVEELAKDSRTGKEVIKVRKHKKEELDAIVEGSLRRAALWDEVKDRLQKSAYDLSGGQQQRLCIARALAIQPEIILFDEPCSALDPIATAKIEDLLVDLKKDYTVVIVTHNMQQAARVADRTAYFYLGDLIEYGNTRQIFEKPEKELTEQYITGRMG, via the coding sequence ATGTCAACGAAGATCGAAATCAACAAGCTCAATGTCTGGTTCGATACCAAGCACGTCCTGAAGGACGTGAGCATGGCAATAAACGAGAACGAGATCACGGCCATCATAGGACCGTCGGGATGTGGGAAGTCCACCTTCATACGCTGCCTGAACCGTATGAACGACCTCATTCCCACTGCCAAGGTGGCGGGGGAGGTCCTCTTAGATGGAGAGAATGTCTACGGCAAGGGAATGGACCCGGTGGACCTGAGGAAGAAGGTGGGCATGGTGTTCCAGAAGCCGAACCCGTTCCCGAAGAGCATCTACGAGAACATCGCCTACGCTCCCCGCATCCATGAGGTGGAGGAGCTGGCCAAGGACTCCCGGACCGGCAAGGAGGTCATCAAGGTCCGCAAGCACAAGAAGGAGGAACTCGACGCCATAGTGGAGGGAAGTCTTCGGCGCGCGGCGCTGTGGGACGAGGTCAAGGACCGGCTGCAGAAGTCGGCCTATGACCTCTCCGGGGGGCAGCAGCAGAGGCTGTGCATCGCCCGGGCCCTTGCCATCCAACCAGAGATCATATTGTTCGACGAGCCGTGCTCGGCCCTGGACCCCATCGCCACCGCCAAGATCGAGGACCTCCTGGTGGACCTGAAGAAGGACTACACCGTGGTCATCGTGACGCACAACATGCAGCAGGCGGCCAGGGTAGCGGACCGCACCGCCTACTTCTACTTGGGCGACCTGATAGAGTACGGCAACACCAGGCAGATATTCGAAAAGCCGGAGAAGGAGCTTACTGAGCAGTACATCACCGGGAGGATGGGCTGA